A stretch of the Caminicella sporogenes DSM 14501 genome encodes the following:
- a CDS encoding nitroreductase family protein, producing the protein MSNLDFIYKRHSIRKFKNQDVPIEDIKEMIKAATYAPSGKNLQNWHFVVVKNKEKIEEMAKIVERKSDELASYATDEEMKKSFTKYRKYQTLFRNAPVVILIFAGPYPSTGLEILKAKGASSEEIHNLLRPSPGIQNIGAAIENLLLAAANMGYGGCWMTSPNFASKEIQDYIGFKKEGYFLAAITPIGVPEESELKSPPRKPIEEVMTIIE; encoded by the coding sequence TTGAGTAATTTAGATTTTATCTATAAAAGACATAGTATCCGAAAGTTTAAAAATCAAGATGTACCCATAGAAGATATTAAAGAAATGATAAAAGCTGCTACATATGCTCCATCAGGTAAAAATCTTCAAAACTGGCACTTTGTAGTTGTAAAAAACAAAGAAAAAATTGAAGAAATGGCTAAAATTGTTGAAAGAAAAAGTGATGAATTAGCAAGTTATGCTACTGATGAAGAAATGAAAAAATCTTTTACAAAATATAGAAAATATCAAACTTTATTTAGAAATGCTCCAGTAGTTATTTTAATTTTTGCTGGTCCATACCCTTCTACTGGCTTGGAAATATTAAAAGCTAAAGGAGCTTCTAGTGAAGAAATACATAATTTATTAAGACCATCACCCGGCATACAAAATATAGGTGCTGCAATAGAAAATTTATTACTAGCAGCTGCAAATATGGGATACGGCGGATGCTGGATGACAAGTCCAAATTTTGCTAGTAAAGAAATTCAAGACTACATAGGCTTTAAAAAGGAAGGTTATTTTTTAGCAGCAATAACTCCGATCGGTGTTCCAGAAGAATCAGAGCTAAAAAGTCCTCCTAGAA
- a CDS encoding urocanate hydratase, whose amino-acid sequence MINNIDISNAMTIKLDNELPPYPKFVEGVRRAPKREFNLTPRETEIALKNALRYVPEELHETLAPEFLDELLTRGRIYGYRFRPEGAIKGKPIHEYKGKCLEAKAIQVMIDNNLDFDVALYPYELVTYGETGQVCQNWMQYRLIKKYLEEMTNEQTLVVMSGHPLGLFKSSPEAPRVIITNSLMVGLYDNPDAWHKAAAMGVANYGQMTAGGWMYIGPQGIVHGTFNTILNAGRLKLGIKDDEDLRGYLYVTSGLGGMSGAQGKAVKIANGVGIIAEVDYSRIKTRIDQGWIDTVVNTPKEAYELAKKYQEKKEAISIAFYGNVVDLLEYAVENNIKIDLLSDQTSCHVPYDGGYCPQGLTFEERTELLKSDKKKFIELVNESLRKHFRLIKTLVDRGSYFFDYGNAFMKAVYDAGVNEICKNGHDESEGFIFPSYVEDIMGPMLFDYGYGPFRWVCLSGDPEDLRKTDRAAMECIDPNRRGQDRDNYVWIRDAEKNNLVVGTQARILYQDAMGRLKIALKFNEMVRNGEIGPVMLGRDHHDTGGTDSPFRETSNIKDGSNIMADMATQCFAGNAARGMTMVALHNGGGVGIGKAINGGFGMVLDGSERVDNILKKAMPWDVMVGVSRRAWARNENSIETCIEYNKMNSETDHITIPYIPKEDLVKGLVEEAFKKMK is encoded by the coding sequence ATGATAAATAATATTGATATTAGTAATGCTATGACGATAAAGCTTGATAATGAATTGCCGCCTTATCCTAAATTTGTGGAAGGAGTTAGAAGAGCACCTAAAAGGGAATTTAATCTTACTCCTAGAGAAACGGAAATAGCTTTAAAAAATGCATTGCGTTATGTTCCAGAAGAACTTCATGAAACTCTTGCTCCAGAATTTTTAGATGAACTTCTTACTAGAGGAAGAATTTATGGGTATCGTTTTAGACCGGAAGGAGCAATTAAGGGAAAACCTATACACGAATATAAAGGAAAATGTTTAGAAGCAAAAGCTATACAAGTAATGATAGATAACAATTTAGATTTTGATGTAGCTTTATATCCATATGAATTAGTTACTTATGGAGAAACTGGTCAAGTTTGTCAAAACTGGATGCAGTATAGACTTATAAAAAAATATCTTGAGGAAATGACAAATGAACAGACATTAGTAGTTATGTCTGGACATCCTCTAGGTCTTTTTAAATCTTCTCCAGAAGCTCCAAGAGTTATTATTACTAATTCACTTATGGTAGGCTTATATGATAATCCAGATGCATGGCATAAAGCAGCTGCTATGGGCGTGGCTAATTATGGACAGATGACTGCTGGCGGCTGGATGTATATAGGACCACAAGGTATAGTGCACGGTACTTTTAATACTATTTTAAATGCAGGTAGATTAAAATTAGGCATAAAAGACGATGAAGATTTAAGAGGATATTTATATGTAACATCAGGTTTGGGCGGAATGAGTGGTGCACAAGGCAAAGCTGTTAAAATAGCTAATGGTGTAGGTATCATAGCAGAAGTAGATTATTCTAGAATTAAGACTAGAATAGACCAAGGGTGGATAGATACAGTAGTAAATACTCCAAAAGAAGCTTATGAACTTGCTAAAAAGTATCAAGAGAAAAAAGAAGCAATATCAATAGCTTTTTACGGAAATGTAGTAGACCTTTTAGAATATGCAGTTGAAAATAATATTAAAATAGACTTATTATCAGATCAAACTTCATGCCATGTACCTTATGATGGAGGATATTGTCCACAGGGATTGACATTTGAAGAAAGAACTGAACTTTTAAAATCTGATAAGAAAAAATTTATTGAGCTTGTAAATGAGTCACTAAGAAAACATTTTAGACTTATAAAAACTTTAGTTGATAGAGGTTCATATTTCTTTGATTATGGAAATGCATTTATGAAGGCTGTTTATGATGCAGGAGTTAATGAAATATGTAAAAATGGTCATGATGAAAGCGAGGGCTTTATATTCCCATCATATGTTGAAGATATAATGGGTCCAATGTTATTTGACTATGGATACGGTCCTTTTAGATGGGTTTGTTTAAGCGGTGACCCAGAAGATTTAAGAAAAACTGACAGAGCTGCAATGGAATGTATAGATCCAAATAGGAGAGGTCAAGATAGAGATAATTATGTGTGGATTAGAGATGCAGAAAAGAATAATTTAGTAGTTGGAACTCAAGCTAGAATTCTTTATCAAGATGCTATGGGCAGATTAAAAATAGCTCTTAAATTTAATGAAATGGTAAGGAATGGAGAAATAGGTCCTGTTATGCTTGGTAGAGATCATCATGATACAGGTGGAACAGATTCACCATTTAGAGAAACTTCAAATATAAAAGATGGAAGTAATATCATGGCTGACATGGCAACACAATGTTTTGCAGGTAATGCTGCTAGAGGTATGACTATGGTAGCACTTCATAATGGTGGAGGAGTTGGAATTGGTAAAGCTATAAATGGTGGATTTGGTATGGTACTTGATGGAAGTGAAAGAGTAGACAATATATTGAAAAAAGCAATGCCTTGGGATGTTATGGTAGGAGTTTCAAGACGTGCGTGGGCTAGAAATGAAAATTCAATTGAAACTTGTATTGAGTATAATAAGATGAATAGTGAAACAGACCATATTACTATTCCGTATATTCCAAAAGAAGATTTAGTTAAAGGTTTAGTTGAAGAAGCATTTAAAAAGATGAAATAA